A genome region from Arachis duranensis cultivar V14167 chromosome 8, aradu.V14167.gnm2.J7QH, whole genome shotgun sequence includes the following:
- the LOC107461556 gene encoding exocyst complex component EXO70H1, which yields MVLRKGLLIVNHQEGSNWETSLSMENARTIIAKWDPLPNGSENKDSTPFFTNTRQEAKRYLNAVSNLHSAMQHLLTLDSSSDRLVEACSLMQVAMNRLERELYRVSAEIRDHVDDDNIRHAAAKEDLKAIVECMFFAGYGKECVQIYTKVRKSNVTEALQNLGVEKPRLSKMKKMQWEMFDFKIKTWLNAVKFAVGALFPGERSLINQIFPSSENTTVVESCFAEICKDGAEMLFLFPEIIAKCEKTPEKMFRLLDLYEALSQNWPKIKDIFSYESTSSVRLQVGVSHMKIGEAVRATLSAFESAITKESSKTPVPSGRIHPLTRYAMNYISFLADYSDALTNILIDSPKTPMPESYFRTPKFAAKTPAPPELAERLAWEILLLLCKIDGKAELYKNVALGYLFLANNMQYVVTKARNSKLGSILGDDWLASHDQKVKEYASKYVNMAWSMVEMSLPENPKAAMQPAEASAKFHIFNMAFQEACQMQSTWIAPDLKLRDDIQKSVVSKVVPKYRDFYETNWVGSDSVIAFSPDDLQNHISFILHDVEDPGSITTHFSSFLR from the coding sequence atggttCTTAGAAAGGGATTGCTCATCGTTAACCACCAGGAGGGTTCTAACTGGGAAACATCGTTAAGTATGGAAAACGCTCGCACCATCATAGCCAAATGGGACCCACTTCCCAACGGCAGCGAAAACAAAGACTCAACTCCTTTCTTCACTAACACGCGCCAGGAAGCCAAACGGTACCTTAACGCCGTTTCAAATCTACATTCCGCTATGCAACACCTCCTCACACTGGATTCTTCCTCGGACCGGCTCGTCGAGGCTTGTTCCCTGATGCAAGTCGCCATGAACAGGCTCGAGAGAGAGTTATATCGTGTATCAGCTGAGATTAGGGACCATGTTGACGATGATAATATTCGCCATGCTGCTGCCAAGGAGGATTTGAAGGCAATCGTGGAGTGTATGTTCTTCGCTGGATATGGCAAAGAGTGCGTCCAGATTTACACCAAGGTCAGAAAGTCCAATGTCACTGAGGCACTGCAGAATCTCGGAGTGGAAAAGCCTAGGCTCTCTAAGATGAAGAAGATGCAATGGGAGATGTTcgattttaagatcaagacctGGCTCAACGCCGTCAAATTCGCCGTCGGAGCTCTGTTTCCCGGCGAGAGGAGTCTCATTAACCAAATCTTTCCCTCTTCGGAGAACACGACCGTAGTCGAGTCCTGCTTCGCGGAGATTTGCAAAGACGGTGCCGAAATGTTGTTTCTGTTCCCTGAAATCATAGCAAAGTGCGAGAAAACGCCGGAGAAAATGTTCCGACTACTCGATCTCTACGAAGCACTCTCTCAAAATTGGCCTAAAATCAAGGACATATTCTCATACGAATCAACCTCAAGCGTAAGGTTACAAGTCGGAGTTTCACATATGAAAATCGGCGAGGCCGTTAGAGCAACGTTATCGGCCTTCGAATCGGCGATTACGAAGGAGTCCTCAAAGACGCCGGTCCCCAGCGGCAGGATCCACCCGCTCACTCGCTACGCCATGAACTACATCTCATTCCTAGCCGATTACAGCGACGCGCTCACCAACATACTCATCGATTCGCCAAAGACTCCCATGCCGGAGTCCTACTTCCGGACACCGAAGTTCGCGGCGAAAACTCCAGCGCCTCCGGAGCTGGCGGAGCGGCTGGCGTGGGAGATTCTTCTGCTGCTCTGCAAGATCGACGGAAAAGCAGAGCTCTACAAGAACGTGGCGCTGGGTTACCTGTTTCTTGCGAACAACATGCAATACGTGGTCACAAAGGCGCGGAACTCGAAACTAGGTTCCATCCTGGGCGACGATTGGCTCGCGAGTCACGATCAAAAGGTGAAGGAATACGCATCCAAGTACGTGAACATGGCGTGGAGCATGGTGGAGATGTCTCTGCCGGAGAATCCAAAAGCGGCGATGCAACCGGCGGAAGCTTCCGCCAAGTTCCATATCTTCAATATGGCGTTCCAGGAAGCGTGCCAGATGCAGTCCACGTGGATCGCACCTGACCTGAAACTGCGGGATGATATCCAGAAATCGGTAGTTTCGAAGGTGGTGCCTAAGTACCGGGATTTCTACGAGACGAATTGGGTCGGGTCGGATTCGGTTATAGCGTTCTCACCCGATGATTTGCAGAatcatatttcttttattttgcatGATGTTGAAGATCCGGGCAGCATTACTacccatttttcttcttttcttcgatAG